In Amphiura filiformis chromosome 1, Afil_fr2py, whole genome shotgun sequence, the following are encoded in one genomic region:
- the LOC140164139 gene encoding uncharacterized protein: protein MEKPPTKQEDAVKSIKNGKAHGIPSEVYKFGGPCIIQVLCSFFPNCWGAAELPQEFQDAMVATILLSVVTIEEYPCSQLLVKLANILLARLQHVFSKILPESQCGFRASRSPIDPIFTLRIQLQEKSIEQLYMVSIDFTKAFDTIDRELLWTLLDHEFHDGMQTTFLVDGDTSKPFPVCRDCFVTASIAVGLTINIIKKEVI, encoded by the coding sequence ATGGAAAAGCCGCCAACCAAGCAAGAAGATGCTGTCAAGTCCATCAAGAATGGTAAAGCTCATGGAATTCCCTCAGAGGTGTACAAGTTCGGTGGGCCTTGCATTATCCAAGTTCTGTGCAGTTTTTTCCCAAACTGCTGGGGTGCAGCAGAACTGCCCCAAGAATTTCAGGATGCAATGGTTGCCACCATCTTACTCAGTGTGGTGACTATCGAGGAATATCCCTGCTCTCAATTGCTGGTTAAGCTGGCAAATATCCTCCTAGCCAGATTACAACACGTTTTCAGCAAAATATTACCTGAAAGCCAATGTGGGTTCAGAGCCAGTCGATCCCCAATTGATCCAATCTTCACCCTGCGCATTCAGCTTCAGGAAAAATCGATAGAACAGCTTTACATGGTCTCCATCGACTTCACCAAAGCATTCGATACCATCGATAGAGAACTACTTTGGACACTTCTTGATCATGAATTTCATGATGGAATGCAGACAACTTTTCTAGTTGATGGTGATACATCTAAGCCCTTTCCGGTTTGTCGTGACTGTTTTGTGACTGCATCAATAGCAGTTGGCCTTacaataaatatcatcaaaaaagaGGTCATTTAG